From one Penaeus monodon isolate SGIC_2016 unplaced genomic scaffold, NSTDA_Pmon_1 PmonScaffold_3345, whole genome shotgun sequence genomic stretch:
- the LOC119570614 gene encoding basic proline-rich protein-like, giving the protein MVVVAAASPRDSRSRSARPGSRPPSSRRGPGPALPHKVVGAAVQAARPQTGPPAPPVPPGGRAFRGKTCRTWLPSPGGLSGRRCTIGPDPPFLSYWAGLLSRRGDVLTVG; this is encoded by the exons ATGGTGGTGGTGGCCGCCGCCTCGCCCCGCGACTCTCGCTCCCGCTCGGCCCGCCCCGGCAGCCGGCCGCCCAGCAGCAGACGGGGGCCAGGACCAGCCTTGCCCCATAAGGTTGTCGGCGCGGCCGTTCAGGCAGCACGACCGCAAACaggtcctcctgctcctcctgtccCACCGGGAGGACGG GCTTTCAGGGGTAAAACCTGCCGGACGTGGCTGCCCTCCCCTGGTGGCCTGTCGGGCAGGAGGTGCACCATTGGTCCGGACCCACCGTTCCTCTCGTACTGGGCGGGGCTCCTGTCGCGACGTGGCGACGTGTTAACGGTAGGGTAA